A stretch of Candidatus Hydrogenedentota bacterium DNA encodes these proteins:
- a CDS encoding MazG nucleotide pyrophosphohydrolase domain-containing protein: MKESSQRPPGLHKRPESESEWFAALLALVRHLRGPQGCPWDRQQTAIRFAEYVRGETEELIEALENRDAECVAEEWGDTLFTLLAVAAAAEEEGVLNVGEAMRGAHEKLIRRHAHIFGGREAGSPEEVAAMWAAIKSEEKAQRHAPKSAQ, encoded by the coding sequence ATGAAAGAATCGTCCCAACGTCCTCCCGGGCTGCATAAAAGGCCGGAATCGGAAAGCGAGTGGTTTGCTGCGCTGCTCGCGCTGGTCCGGCATCTTCGTGGACCGCAGGGTTGCCCGTGGGATCGCCAACAAACCGCCATCCGCTTTGCCGAATATGTTCGCGGAGAAACCGAAGAGTTGATCGAGGCGCTGGAAAACCGCGACGCGGAATGCGTGGCGGAGGAATGGGGCGACACCCTATTTACGTTGTTGGCCGTGGCCGCCGCCGCCGAAGAGGAAGGCGTTCTGAACGTGGGTGAAGCCATGCGCGGCGCACATGAGAAGTTGATTCGCCGCCATGCCCATATCTTCGGCGGACGCGAGGCCGGCTCGCCGGAAGAAGTGGCGGCAATGTGGGCCGCCATCAAATCGGAGGAAAAAGCCCAGCGCCATGCGCCTAAATCCGCCCAATAG
- a CDS encoding C4-type zinc ribbon domain-containing protein: MKNLLQLQELDLRIEALKAREIEIPKQKSKFDIHRKRLADEIAGREKICKALALEQRECEGEIEQKQAQIRKYDQQLLAVKKNEEYQALLHEIDMLKKHIGLKEERIIAIMVELDEAKARLEEDKKRIKAELEDIDRQCAAIDAELAEAIRERQELERECAPLAGQVPPDLLNKYKRIRANKKTGPAVVALVNETCTGCHMRVTPQIANEVLGNLRQHTCAYCGRLLYHQDNFQQN; the protein is encoded by the coding sequence TTGAAGAATTTGTTGCAGTTGCAGGAATTGGATTTGCGCATCGAGGCGCTGAAGGCCCGCGAAATCGAAATCCCAAAACAAAAGAGCAAATTTGACATCCATCGCAAGCGGCTGGCGGATGAAATTGCCGGACGCGAAAAGATTTGCAAGGCGCTGGCCCTTGAACAGCGCGAATGCGAGGGTGAAATCGAGCAAAAACAAGCTCAGATCCGCAAATATGATCAGCAGTTGCTTGCCGTGAAAAAGAACGAAGAATACCAGGCGCTGCTCCATGAAATTGACATGCTGAAAAAGCACATCGGGCTCAAGGAAGAGCGCATCATCGCCATCATGGTCGAATTGGATGAGGCCAAGGCGCGGCTTGAAGAGGATAAAAAGCGGATCAAGGCGGAACTGGAAGACATCGATCGCCAGTGCGCCGCCATTGACGCGGAACTTGCCGAAGCCATTCGGGAACGCCAGGAACTGGAACGGGAATGCGCGCCGCTGGCCGGGCAGGTCCCCCCGGATTTGCTGAACAAGTACAAGCGGATTCGGGCCAATAAAAAAACGGGGCCCGCCGTCGTTGCGCTTGTCAATGAGACCTGCACCGGATGCCACATGAGAGTTACGCCGCAGATCGCCAACGAGGTGCTCGGCAACCTGCGCCAGCATACGTGCGCCTATTGCGGGCGGCTGTTGTATCACCAAGACAATTTCCAACAGAACTGA